Proteins co-encoded in one Streptomyces sp. SLBN-31 genomic window:
- a CDS encoding RNA polymerase-binding protein RbpA, protein MSERALRGTRLVVTSYETDRGIDLAPRQAVEYACEKGHRFEMPFSVEAEIPPEWECKVCGAQALLVDGDGPEEKKAKPARTHWDMLMERRTREELEEVLEERLAVLRSGAMNIAIHPRDSRKSA, encoded by the coding sequence ATGAGTGAGCGAGCTCTTCGCGGCACGCGCCTCGTGGTGACCAGCTACGAGACGGACCGCGGCATCGACCTGGCCCCGCGCCAGGCCGTGGAGTACGCATGCGAGAAGGGGCACCGGTTCGAGATGCCCTTCTCGGTCGAGGCGGAGATCCCGCCGGAGTGGGAGTGCAAGGTCTGCGGAGCCCAGGCACTCCTCGTTGACGGCGACGGCCCGGAAGAGAAGAAGGCCAAGCCCGCGCGTACCCATTGGGACATGCTGATGGAGCGACGCACCCGAGAGGAACTCGAAGAGGTCCTCGAGGAGCGTCTGGCGGTTCTGCGTTCGGGCGCGATGAACATCGCGATCCATCCGCGGGACAGCCGCAAGTCGGCCTAG
- the fxsA gene encoding FxsA family membrane protein, whose translation MTTGAPIPTYPARPRRSRLRTLLPLGVAAWLVLEIWLLSMVAGATSGFVVFLLIVAGFVLGAAVIKKAGRRAFRNLNEALQRGGTPQSGEGNGLMMLGGLLLMIPGLISDAMGLLLLIPPVQKAVSRFTERTVDRKLREAVPGGFGDAFQQARIHRPDGKVVQGEVVRDDERPGDAPQEPRPPLTR comes from the coding sequence ATGACGACTGGCGCTCCCATCCCCACGTACCCCGCCCGGCCCCGGCGCTCCCGGCTGCGGACGTTGCTGCCGTTGGGCGTGGCGGCCTGGCTGGTGCTGGAGATCTGGCTGCTGTCCATGGTCGCGGGCGCGACCAGCGGGTTCGTGGTCTTCCTGCTGATCGTCGCCGGGTTCGTGCTCGGCGCAGCGGTGATCAAGAAGGCCGGCCGTCGCGCCTTCCGGAACCTCAACGAGGCGCTGCAGCGGGGAGGGACCCCGCAGAGCGGCGAGGGCAACGGCCTGATGATGCTCGGCGGCCTGCTGCTGATGATCCCCGGCCTGATCTCCGACGCGATGGGTCTGCTCCTGCTGATCCCGCCGGTCCAGAAGGCGGTGAGCCGCTTCACCGAACGCACCGTCGACCGCAAGCTGCGCGAGGCCGTCCCGGGCGGCTTCGGCGACGCCTTCCAGCAGGCCCGCATCCACCGCCCCGACGGCAAGGTCGTCCAGGGCGAGGTCGTCCGCGACGACGAGCGGCCCGGTGACGCCCCGCAGGAGCCGCGCCCGCCGCTGACGCGGTGA
- a CDS encoding polyprenol monophosphomannose synthase, with product MNDGDETLAASDRGKKFGPLGTALVIIPTYNEAENIKKIVGRVRAAVPEAHVLVADDNSPDGTGKLADELAAEDDHVQVMHRKGKEGLGAAYLAGFRWGLENGYGVLVEMDADGSHQPEELPRLLTALKSADLVLGSRWVPGGRVVNWPKSREFISRGGSLYSRLALDLPLRDITGGYRAFRRETLEGLGLDEVASQGYCFQVDLARRAVKAGYHVVEVPITFVERELGDSKMSRDILVEALFRVTAWGATERVDKVLGRGKKA from the coding sequence GTGAACGACGGCGACGAGACCCTCGCGGCATCGGACCGGGGGAAAAAGTTCGGCCCGCTCGGCACGGCCTTGGTGATCATTCCGACCTACAACGAGGCGGAGAACATCAAGAAGATCGTCGGCCGGGTCCGTGCGGCCGTCCCCGAGGCGCACGTCCTCGTGGCCGACGACAACAGCCCCGACGGCACGGGCAAGCTCGCCGACGAACTGGCCGCCGAGGACGACCACGTCCAGGTCATGCACCGCAAGGGCAAGGAGGGCCTGGGCGCCGCCTACCTCGCGGGCTTCCGCTGGGGCCTGGAGAACGGCTACGGCGTCCTGGTGGAGATGGACGCCGACGGCTCCCACCAGCCCGAGGAGCTGCCCCGGCTGCTGACCGCCCTGAAGAGCGCCGACCTGGTGCTCGGCTCCCGCTGGGTCCCCGGCGGCCGGGTGGTGAACTGGCCCAAGAGCCGGGAGTTCATCTCCCGCGGCGGCAGCCTGTACTCCCGTCTCGCCCTTGACCTGCCGCTCAGGGACATCACCGGCGGCTACCGCGCCTTCCGCCGCGAGACCCTCGAAGGCCTCGGCCTCGACGAGGTCGCCTCCCAGGGCTACTGCTTCCAGGTGGACCTCGCCCGGCGCGCGGTCAAGGCCGGCTACCACGTCGTCGAGGTCCCCATCACCTTCGTCGAGCGCGAACTCGGCGACTCCAAGATGAGCCGCGACATCCTCGTGGAGGCCCTGTTCAGGGTCACCGCGTGGGGCGCCACGGAGCGGGTCGACAAGGTGCTGGGCCGCGGCAAGAAGGCCTGA
- a CDS encoding amidohydrolase, with protein MSERTDRPKTVLLRRGEVHSPADPFATAMVVEAGQVAWVGSEGAADAFADGVDEVVDLDGALVTPAFTDAHVHTTSTGLSLTGLDLSGAPNLDAALALVRDFAAARPGDRVLLGHGWDAARWPGGRPPTGAELDAATGGRPLYLSRIDVHSAVVTSALLDMAGRGAGDGPLTADAHHAVRSAAFAAVTPAQRTEAQRAALAQAASLGIGSVHECAGPEISSEDDFTSLLRLASEETGPRVIGYWAEQDVEKARELGATGAAGDLFVDGALGSHTACLHLPYTDADHTGTAYLDADAVAAHVVACTEAGLQAGFHAIGDAAVTAVVEGVRAAAEKVGLARVRAARHRVEHAEMLTPLTVAAFAELGLTASVQPAFDALWGGEEGMYAQRLGVERARTLNPFAALLRAGVPLAFGSDSPVTPLAPWGTVRAAAFHRTPEHRVSVRAAFTAHTRGGWRATGRDDAGVLVPGAPADYAVWRTDELVVQAPDDRVARWSTDPRSGTPGLPDLSPGRDLPVCLRTVVGGRTVFVRPGE; from the coding sequence ATGAGTGAACGCACCGACCGGCCGAAGACCGTCCTGCTGCGCCGAGGCGAGGTGCACAGCCCCGCCGACCCCTTCGCGACCGCGATGGTCGTGGAGGCCGGACAGGTCGCCTGGGTCGGCTCCGAGGGCGCCGCCGACGCCTTCGCGGACGGCGTCGACGAGGTCGTCGACCTGGACGGCGCGCTCGTGACCCCGGCGTTCACCGACGCCCATGTGCACACCACCTCCACCGGCCTCTCCCTCACCGGCCTCGACCTGTCCGGCGCCCCCAACCTGGACGCCGCCCTCGCCCTCGTACGGGACTTCGCCGCAGCTCGGCCCGGCGATCGCGTCCTGCTCGGGCACGGCTGGGACGCCGCCCGCTGGCCCGGCGGCCGTCCGCCGACCGGCGCCGAACTGGACGCGGCCACGGGCGGCCGTCCCCTGTACCTCAGCCGGATCGACGTCCACTCGGCGGTCGTGACCTCGGCCCTGCTCGACATGGCCGGACGGGGCGCGGGGGACGGTCCGCTCACCGCCGACGCCCACCACGCCGTGCGCTCCGCCGCGTTCGCGGCCGTGACCCCGGCCCAGCGGACCGAGGCACAGCGCGCCGCCCTCGCGCAGGCCGCGTCCCTCGGAATCGGGTCGGTGCACGAGTGCGCTGGACCGGAGATCTCCTCCGAGGACGACTTCACGAGCCTGCTGCGGCTCGCGTCCGAGGAGACGGGGCCCCGTGTCATCGGCTACTGGGCCGAACAGGACGTCGAGAAGGCGCGTGAACTCGGTGCGACGGGCGCCGCGGGGGACCTGTTCGTCGACGGCGCCCTCGGCTCGCACACCGCCTGCCTGCACCTGCCGTACACCGACGCCGACCACACCGGCACCGCCTACCTGGACGCGGACGCCGTCGCCGCCCATGTCGTCGCCTGCACCGAGGCCGGCCTCCAGGCTGGCTTCCACGCCATCGGCGACGCCGCCGTGACCGCCGTCGTCGAGGGCGTCCGCGCCGCCGCCGAGAAGGTCGGCCTCGCGCGCGTCCGCGCCGCCCGCCACCGCGTCGAGCACGCCGAGATGCTCACGCCGCTGACCGTCGCGGCCTTCGCCGAACTGGGCCTCACCGCCTCCGTGCAGCCCGCCTTCGACGCGCTGTGGGGCGGCGAGGAGGGCATGTACGCCCAGCGCCTCGGCGTGGAGCGGGCCCGGACCCTCAACCCCTTCGCCGCCCTGCTGCGCGCCGGCGTCCCGCTCGCCTTCGGCTCCGACAGCCCCGTCACGCCCCTCGCCCCCTGGGGCACGGTCCGCGCCGCCGCCTTCCACCGCACGCCGGAGCACCGCGTCTCCGTGCGGGCCGCCTTCACCGCCCACACCCGCGGCGGCTGGCGGGCGACCGGCCGCGACGACGCCGGTGTCCTGGTGCCCGGGGCACCCGCCGACTACGCCGTCTGGCGTACCGACGAACTCGTGGTCCAGGCGCCCGACGACCGCGTCGCCCGCTGGTCCACCGACCCCCGCTCCGGCACTCCCGGCCTGCCCGACCTCAGCCCGGGCCGTGACCTGCCCGTCTGCCTGCGCACGGTGGTGGGCGGCCGCACGGTGTTCGTACGGCCGGGCGAGTGA
- a CDS encoding Lrp/AsnC family transcriptional regulator — MEELDRQIVQLLVKDGRMSYTDLGKATGLSTSAVHQRVRRLEQRGVIRGYAAVVDPEAVGLPMTAFISVKPFDPSAPDDIAERLAGVPEIEACHSVAGDENYILKVRVATPHELEELLARLRSLAGVSTRTTVVLSTPYEARPPRI, encoded by the coding sequence ATGGAGGAGCTCGACCGACAGATCGTTCAGCTGCTCGTCAAGGACGGGCGGATGAGCTACACCGACCTGGGCAAGGCCACGGGCCTGTCCACGTCGGCCGTGCACCAGCGGGTGCGACGGCTGGAACAGCGGGGCGTCATCCGCGGCTATGCCGCGGTCGTAGACCCCGAGGCGGTCGGGCTGCCCATGACCGCGTTCATCTCGGTCAAGCCCTTTGACCCCAGCGCACCGGACGACATCGCCGAGCGGCTGGCCGGAGTGCCCGAGATCGAGGCGTGCCACAGCGTCGCCGGCGACGAGAACTACATCCTCAAGGTGCGCGTGGCCACACCCCACGAGCTGGAGGAGCTGCTGGCCCGGCTGCGGTCCCTGGCCGGGGTCTCCACCCGGACCACGGTGGTGCTGTCGACGCCCTACGAGGCACGGCCCCCGCGCATCTGA
- a CDS encoding phosphotransferase family protein, with product MAPTTPRPRTTTRDPEDIARRLTAWLGIRLPGAKATGVGVPESNGMSSETLLFDIEHPEPPLRACALRLAADPAAYTVFPVYDMPRQYRTMRLVAQHTDLPVPKVLWLEEDPAPLGAPFFVMERVAGRVPPDVMPYTYEGNWLHAASDAERERLEAASIGLLARLHDQVPVDQAEFLQLPGEGDALRRHVEAQRAYYDWVVDGRPRSPLIEAAFDRLAETWPDDPGTPVLNWGDARIGNVVYDGFDPVAVLDWEMAALAPREVDLGWTVYLHRFFQDLTVAFGRRGLRDFLRRDRVEARYAELTGHTPRDMDFYTLYAALRHAIVMLRVAHRQVHFGEAVVPADPDTLILHHGSLRAMVQGSYWD from the coding sequence ATGGCACCCACGACACCCCGCCCCCGCACCACCACCCGCGACCCCGAGGACATCGCCCGTCGCCTCACCGCCTGGCTCGGCATCCGCCTGCCCGGCGCGAAGGCGACCGGCGTCGGTGTCCCCGAGTCCAACGGCATGTCCAGCGAGACCCTGCTCTTCGACATCGAGCACCCCGAACCTCCGCTGCGTGCCTGCGCGTTGAGACTGGCGGCCGATCCGGCGGCGTACACCGTCTTCCCGGTGTACGACATGCCGCGCCAGTACCGCACCATGCGCCTGGTCGCACAGCACACCGACCTGCCCGTGCCGAAGGTGCTGTGGCTGGAGGAGGACCCCGCACCGCTCGGCGCGCCGTTCTTCGTCATGGAGCGGGTGGCGGGACGCGTGCCGCCGGACGTCATGCCGTACACCTACGAGGGCAACTGGCTGCACGCGGCGAGCGACGCCGAACGCGAGCGCCTGGAGGCCGCCTCGATCGGACTGCTGGCGCGACTGCACGACCAAGTTCCGGTGGATCAGGCCGAGTTCCTCCAGCTTCCCGGAGAGGGCGACGCGCTGCGCCGGCACGTCGAGGCCCAACGTGCCTACTACGACTGGGTCGTCGACGGACGGCCCCGCTCACCCCTCATCGAGGCGGCCTTCGACCGACTGGCGGAGACCTGGCCCGACGATCCGGGCACACCGGTCCTCAACTGGGGCGACGCACGCATCGGAAACGTCGTCTACGACGGGTTCGACCCCGTCGCCGTCCTGGATTGGGAGATGGCGGCCCTGGCCCCGCGCGAGGTCGACCTCGGCTGGACCGTCTACCTGCACCGCTTCTTCCAGGACCTGACGGTCGCCTTCGGCCGGCGAGGCCTGCGGGACTTCCTGCGCCGCGACCGCGTCGAGGCCCGCTACGCCGAACTCACCGGCCACACACCGCGCGACATGGACTTCTACACCCTGTACGCCGCGCTCCGGCACGCGATCGTCATGCTGCGCGTCGCCCACCGGCAGGTGCACTTCGGCGAGGCCGTCGTCCCGGCGGACCCGGACACCCTGATCCTGCACCACGGCAGTCTGCGCGCCATGGTGCAGGGCAGCTACTGGGACTGA